A window of the Thermodesulforhabdus norvegica genome harbors these coding sequences:
- a CDS encoding response regulator — MEPSGCRVLVIDRNRHVRSLLQRELLRDGHEVETAPGDGVVGGKAGVSYDIVILDAELLHGSMWNSLETLRSQSPHMVVILHSLDLPPDALNGVIPPGWHGRVTVVEKGNLVALREVILVYAECCCGGKRRRSDGKE, encoded by the coding sequence ATGGAACCTTCGGGGTGTCGGGTGTTGGTTATAGACAGAAACAGACACGTTCGGTCGCTTCTGCAGAGAGAGCTTCTCAGAGACGGGCACGAGGTGGAAACCGCACCGGGAGACGGGGTGGTCGGAGGTAAGGCGGGGGTATCTTACGACATCGTCATACTGGATGCGGAACTGCTTCACGGCTCAATGTGGAACTCTTTAGAAACCCTTCGCAGCCAGAGTCCGCACATGGTCGTCATCCTTCACTCTCTCGATCTGCCCCCCGACGCCCTGAATGGAGTCATTCCGCCGGGCTGGCACGGACGCGTTACGGTGGTCGAAAAGGGAAATCTGGTGGCCCTTCGAGAGGTAATCCTGGTCTACGCCGAGTGCTGTTGTGGCGGAAAGAGGAGAAGGAGCGATGGGAAGGAATGA
- a CDS encoding sensor histidine kinase, protein MGRNEELYYRSLRRTIALTIVAVSLIPLFLMAAVAGYRFHTSYKHRVIGHIQEIVEKHARQIDQFLREKLAEIQTLATLMPLEKLTDSAGLAEILNNLQRNFGGVYVDLGCVDSTGYQIAYAGPFHLVRANYADARWFKEASKQPYFISDVFLGLRGLPHFIVAVQVAYGDSFLILRATIDFLGFTRLVESVRVGETGRAFIVNRLGEYQTAVSFQPLMEPWKILETLFGEDVAGSSGLNRVRTDAVAPYREINGTLYVAKPLKNGNWFMIYEQDSRDAFSELYAARRFSIALVALSIVTVVLVAWALSYRVAERIEQADREKEILSEQVIQTGKLASLGELAAGVAHEINNPVAIMVEEAGWIEDLLPEIEAVAKSAGREDLVAEIANTVRQIKTQGARCKDITQKLLSFARGSDARVQEVNVNDVVEDVVGVVSQKARYDRVNLKVECADAIKPVLASPSELQQVLLNLINNALDAMDTRGGELTLRTSQENGWVVITVADTGPGIPESILPRIFDPFFTTKPVGKGTGLGLSICYGIVKRLGGEITVDSVVGQGTTFGVYLPVIREEEESRGGRSE, encoded by the coding sequence ATGGGAAGGAATGAAGAGCTCTATTACAGGTCGCTCCGACGCACCATAGCCTTAACGATAGTGGCCGTATCTCTCATTCCTCTTTTCCTTATGGCCGCCGTTGCCGGATACCGCTTTCACACCTCCTACAAGCACAGAGTTATCGGTCACATTCAGGAGATCGTGGAAAAGCATGCCCGACAGATAGATCAATTTCTCAGGGAGAAGCTTGCGGAAATTCAGACTCTTGCAACCCTGATGCCCCTTGAGAAGCTGACGGATAGTGCCGGTCTGGCGGAGATTCTTAACAACCTCCAGAGAAATTTCGGCGGGGTTTATGTCGATTTGGGATGTGTGGACTCCACCGGGTACCAGATTGCCTATGCCGGCCCTTTCCATCTCGTCAGGGCCAACTATGCCGATGCCAGGTGGTTCAAAGAAGCCAGCAAGCAGCCCTATTTCATAAGCGATGTTTTTCTCGGCCTGAGAGGTCTTCCTCACTTCATCGTTGCCGTTCAGGTTGCTTACGGTGATTCCTTCCTGATACTCCGTGCAACCATAGATTTTCTCGGCTTTACCCGTCTCGTTGAAAGTGTTCGTGTGGGCGAAACGGGCCGCGCTTTCATCGTGAACCGGCTTGGCGAGTACCAGACTGCCGTCTCATTCCAGCCCCTCATGGAACCCTGGAAGATTCTCGAAACCCTTTTCGGAGAAGATGTTGCGGGATCGTCAGGGCTGAATCGGGTAAGAACCGATGCAGTAGCGCCGTACAGGGAGATAAACGGGACACTCTACGTGGCAAAACCTCTTAAGAACGGTAACTGGTTTATGATCTACGAGCAGGACAGCCGCGATGCCTTTTCCGAACTCTACGCGGCAAGGCGTTTCAGCATTGCCCTCGTGGCACTGAGCATCGTTACCGTCGTCCTCGTTGCCTGGGCGCTCTCTTACAGGGTGGCGGAGAGAATTGAGCAGGCGGACCGTGAAAAGGAGATTCTCAGTGAACAGGTGATCCAGACCGGTAAGCTTGCGTCTCTGGGTGAGCTTGCCGCCGGCGTGGCTCACGAGATTAACAACCCCGTTGCCATCATGGTGGAAGAGGCCGGGTGGATTGAGGATCTCCTGCCCGAGATCGAGGCCGTGGCAAAGTCTGCGGGTCGTGAGGATCTGGTGGCGGAGATTGCCAATACGGTCCGTCAGATAAAGACTCAGGGAGCCCGTTGCAAGGACATAACCCAGAAGCTCCTGAGCTTTGCCCGTGGAAGCGATGCACGGGTTCAGGAGGTTAATGTAAACGATGTAGTCGAAGATGTCGTTGGGGTCGTCAGCCAGAAGGCCCGTTACGATCGCGTGAATCTTAAGGTCGAATGCGCCGATGCTATAAAACCCGTGCTCGCTTCCCCATCAGAACTCCAGCAGGTTTTGCTTAATCTCATAAACAACGCCCTTGATGCCATGGACACCCGCGGAGGAGAACTCACCCTGCGGACCTCCCAGGAGAACGGCTGGGTCGTCATAACCGTCGCCGATACGGGACCCGGTATTCCCGAGTCCATACTGCCCAGAATCTTCGATCCCTTTTTCACGACAAAGCCGGTAGGCAAGGGCACGGGATTGGGGCTTTCCATCTGCTACGGGATAGTTAAGCGGCTGGGCGGCGAAATCACCGTCGATAGCGTGGTGGGACAGGGAACAACCTTTGGGGTTTATCTTCCCGTGATCCGCGAAGAGGAAGAAAGCCGTGGTGGAAGATCGGAATAA
- a CDS encoding response regulator, which yields MVEDRNNGRILIVDDEVGYTDVLSRRLKKRGFHVECASSGKEALNKLRSGSFDVVVLDLKMEDLNGLEVLRIFRIMEPSMPVIMLTGHGSEEAARAGKELGAFDYLGKPCDFDTLLQVIKKALSHRKGGEA from the coding sequence GTGGTGGAAGATCGGAATAACGGCAGGATTCTGATTGTGGACGACGAAGTGGGCTACACGGACGTGCTGTCGCGGAGGTTGAAAAAACGGGGCTTCCATGTGGAGTGTGCCTCCTCAGGCAAGGAGGCGCTCAACAAGCTCAGGAGCGGCTCCTTCGACGTGGTCGTGCTGGATCTGAAAATGGAGGATCTGAACGGACTGGAGGTGCTTCGGATCTTCCGGATCATGGAGCCCTCCATGCCGGTCATCATGCTTACGGGACACGGTTCTGAAGAGGCTGCCCGGGCCGGAAAAGAACTGGGCGCCTTCGACTACCTGGGGAAGCCCTGCGATTTCGACACGCTTCTCCAGGTCATAAAGAAGGCCCTTTCTCATAGAAAGGGGGGAGAGGCATGA
- a CDS encoding sigma-54-dependent transcriptional regulator codes for MIENIRLLVVDDELDFLETLMKRLKKRGVQVKGVKSGEEALECLSQDPFDVVILDVKMPGMDGLETLRAIKARHPLVEVIMLTGHANVETAVTGMELGAFDYLMKPMDIDELLYKVQDAYQKKVLHETRIALRRKIAQGELENEET; via the coding sequence ATGATCGAAAACATAAGGCTTCTTGTAGTCGATGACGAGCTGGATTTCCTGGAAACCCTGATGAAAAGGCTGAAAAAGCGGGGTGTGCAGGTAAAGGGGGTGAAAAGCGGAGAGGAAGCCCTGGAATGTTTGAGTCAGGATCCCTTCGATGTGGTGATCCTCGATGTAAAGATGCCGGGTATGGATGGCCTGGAAACCCTGAGAGCCATAAAGGCCAGGCATCCTCTTGTGGAGGTGATCATGCTTACGGGACATGCAAATGTGGAAACGGCCGTAACGGGGATGGAACTGGGTGCCTTCGACTATCTCATGAAACCAATGGACATAGACGAACTGCTCTACAAGGTGCAGGATGCCTATCAAAAAAAGGTGCTTCACGAGACCAGGATTGCCCTGAGGCGAAAGATTGCACAGGGCGAGCTAGAAAACGAGGAAACATAA
- a CDS encoding sulfite exporter TauE/SafE family protein — translation MSLIRKTYEALLAASVAHAKWEIDTVRNIVTSKKRLFLLAVAALPALLFAVGFAASGGELPAVLGGKSAYAPAFYNTRIFLISILVGLCAGLITGCIGAGGGFVITPALMSAGIKGILAVGTDLFHIFAKAIMGTVVHKKLGNVCVGLAIAFLVGSGIGVTVGGTLNRAIYEYNPVMSDLFISVVYVVLLGFLGIYAFVDFLRLRKSGVDVGGHHGESPKGTRAASGKVGLPARLQSLSIPPTIRFDMDLVPGGKRISAWFVAAAGFVVGMVAAIMGVGGGFLTFPIFVYVLGVSSFTTVGTDILQIIFTAGYASISQYAIYGFIFYTLAMGMLLGSLLGIQIGALTTKVVKGIYIRGFYATTILAGFLNRLFALPGKLVDMKVISLSPASVKTLSVVGNWVFFVLIGIFGVWVLSKFAGNLKVLRGEA, via the coding sequence ATGAGCTTAATTCGCAAAACTTATGAAGCCTTGCTGGCCGCTTCGGTGGCCCATGCAAAGTGGGAGATTGACACGGTACGGAACATCGTCACGAGTAAAAAGAGGCTTTTCCTTCTTGCAGTGGCCGCGCTACCGGCGTTGCTTTTTGCCGTGGGCTTTGCGGCGTCGGGCGGTGAACTTCCGGCCGTTCTGGGCGGCAAGTCGGCCTATGCCCCTGCCTTTTACAACACCAGGATCTTTCTGATTTCCATACTCGTCGGGCTTTGTGCCGGACTCATAACGGGCTGCATAGGTGCCGGAGGCGGCTTCGTTATAACCCCTGCGCTTATGAGTGCGGGCATCAAGGGGATTCTTGCCGTTGGAACGGACCTGTTCCACATTTTCGCAAAGGCCATCATGGGCACGGTGGTCCATAAAAAACTGGGAAACGTCTGTGTCGGACTTGCAATTGCTTTTCTCGTGGGTTCGGGAATTGGAGTGACGGTGGGAGGAACTCTTAACAGGGCAATATACGAGTATAACCCCGTTATGAGCGATCTTTTTATCAGCGTGGTTTATGTCGTGCTCCTTGGCTTCCTCGGTATTTATGCCTTTGTTGACTTCCTGAGGCTTCGAAAATCCGGTGTGGATGTGGGAGGCCATCACGGCGAAAGCCCAAAAGGGACCAGAGCAGCTTCCGGGAAAGTCGGGCTGCCGGCACGACTGCAGTCCCTATCAATCCCTCCTACCATAAGATTCGACATGGACCTCGTACCGGGAGGTAAGAGGATCTCGGCTTGGTTCGTTGCCGCTGCCGGTTTTGTCGTGGGAATGGTTGCAGCTATTATGGGAGTGGGTGGCGGATTCCTGACCTTCCCGATATTCGTTTATGTCCTCGGCGTCTCTTCCTTCACGACGGTCGGAACCGATATCCTTCAGATCATATTCACGGCAGGATATGCCTCAATAAGCCAGTATGCCATCTACGGGTTCATCTTCTACACGCTGGCCATGGGAATGCTTCTCGGATCTCTTCTGGGTATCCAGATCGGTGCTCTCACGACAAAGGTCGTTAAAGGGATCTATATACGGGGGTTTTATGCAACCACAATACTTGCGGGTTTCCTGAACCGGCTCTTTGCCCTTCCCGGAAAGCTCGTGGATATGAAGGTCATAAGCCTTTCTCCGGCATCGGTGAAAACGCTTTCGGTTGTGGGAAATTGGGTCTTCTTCGTTCTGATCGGCATTTTTGGCGTCTGGGTGCTGTCTAAGTTTGCAGGAAACCTGAAGGTTCTTAGAGGGGAGGCATAA
- a CDS encoding PEP/pyruvate-binding domain-containing protein: protein MTMAGFISAIKRLAGPFFSRRPRSSSLKTHDINELRLTFQARYLAFRRLIEANNRALAIMTDIEEKLRGTRPFGMSYIRAACTEITTQVYTMVQNLNILADDRYRELYDVFESIRRRIQGELKESPISCSADLPSPPLVVDLSVVTREEADLVGPKMANLGELRNRLGVVVPDGFVITTEAFRLFVREHGLQDEIARIIQSADREDMDGLYRMSTRLQKAFMNSAVPEELRREVLSHVDALKKRLGPSVRLALRSSAIGEDAKGVSFAGQYRSVLNVSEDSLFDAYREVIASLYNLTAMTYRYRHGILEEGLAMAVGCLVMVDAVAGGVLYTRHPFGSDDVLLINSIWGLPRAVVDGTGRFDEFLVTRRKPHEIIEKRIRDKERKFVCLPDEGICRFEVVGEERLQPSLRDEEVIKLADLAVKIEEHFGEPQDIEWAVDSAGRIVILQARPLQVAQKPRVVGDFRTDLPVIIQGGTTASPGVASGQVFFLRRHADLLRVPEGAVLVAAQALPAWASALRQASALVTEEGSITGHLAHVAREFNIPAVFGMTGAIAALKEGQIVTVDALRCMVIDGEHRPAEGDNTRTARPLMVGTPVHDLLSRIASHVVPLTLLDPDSREFRPRYCRTYHDITRFCHEKAVLEMFSFGTEHAFPEKSAKRLVTDIPMQFWLLDLDGGFREEVKGPYVSLEQIACKPMIALWEGMTAVPWEGPPPVDARGFMAILHEATMNPYLDPGLSSPYGVKNYFMISRHYCSLQSRFGFHFSVVEAYVSERKRENYVSFRFKGGAADLKRRIMRALFIQDILEDYGFSTRVTEDSLTARIEGHPEETMLGRLRVLGYIIIHTRQLDMIMADSSSVEHYRNRFLKDLEALAWR from the coding sequence ATGACCATGGCGGGTTTCATCTCAGCTATAAAACGGTTGGCCGGACCTTTTTTCTCACGCCGCCCTCGGTCATCTTCTCTCAAAACCCACGATATAAATGAACTCCGCCTTACCTTTCAAGCCCGCTATCTGGCCTTCCGCCGCCTCATCGAGGCAAACAACAGGGCCCTGGCCATAATGACCGATATTGAGGAGAAGCTTCGAGGCACCCGTCCTTTCGGTATGTCCTATATTCGTGCTGCCTGTACCGAGATAACCACACAGGTGTACACTATGGTTCAGAACCTGAATATCCTGGCCGATGACAGGTATCGAGAACTTTACGACGTTTTTGAATCCATAAGGCGGAGGATTCAGGGTGAACTGAAGGAATCCCCGATTTCCTGCTCTGCCGACCTTCCATCACCCCCTCTTGTCGTGGATCTCTCCGTCGTAACCCGCGAAGAGGCCGATCTGGTAGGGCCCAAAATGGCCAATCTCGGAGAGTTGAGGAATCGATTGGGTGTAGTCGTTCCCGATGGGTTCGTTATAACGACCGAAGCCTTTCGGCTTTTCGTCAGAGAACACGGTCTTCAGGACGAGATAGCCCGCATTATACAGAGTGCCGACCGGGAGGACATGGACGGGCTTTACAGGATGAGCACCCGGCTCCAGAAGGCTTTTATGAACAGTGCGGTTCCGGAAGAACTCAGGCGCGAAGTCCTGTCCCATGTTGATGCTCTTAAGAAGAGGCTTGGCCCGTCGGTCAGACTTGCCCTGCGGTCCAGTGCCATCGGGGAAGATGCAAAGGGGGTGTCTTTTGCCGGTCAATATCGGTCTGTGCTGAATGTGTCGGAGGATTCCCTCTTCGACGCTTACAGAGAAGTCATTGCCAGCCTCTACAACCTGACGGCCATGACCTACCGCTACCGACACGGAATTCTTGAGGAGGGGCTTGCCATGGCCGTCGGCTGTCTGGTCATGGTGGATGCCGTGGCGGGTGGGGTTCTTTACACCCGCCATCCCTTCGGCAGCGATGATGTGCTCCTGATCAATTCAATCTGGGGGCTTCCACGGGCCGTTGTGGATGGGACAGGGCGCTTCGATGAGTTTCTGGTGACCCGCAGAAAACCCCATGAGATCATCGAAAAGCGCATTCGGGACAAGGAACGGAAGTTCGTGTGTTTGCCCGATGAGGGAATATGCAGGTTTGAAGTTGTCGGAGAAGAACGTTTGCAGCCCTCTCTCAGGGACGAAGAAGTGATAAAACTTGCCGACCTTGCCGTAAAGATAGAAGAACACTTTGGAGAGCCTCAGGACATTGAATGGGCCGTTGATTCAGCGGGGAGAATCGTCATACTCCAGGCCCGTCCTCTTCAGGTAGCGCAGAAGCCCCGCGTCGTCGGTGATTTTAGAACCGACCTGCCGGTTATAATTCAGGGAGGAACGACGGCCTCTCCAGGGGTTGCGTCCGGGCAGGTGTTTTTTCTAAGGCGTCATGCCGATCTGCTGCGGGTTCCGGAAGGCGCAGTTCTCGTGGCGGCTCAGGCCCTCCCGGCATGGGCATCGGCACTCCGACAGGCTTCGGCTCTGGTTACGGAGGAAGGCAGTATCACGGGACATCTGGCCCATGTGGCAAGGGAATTCAACATACCGGCGGTTTTCGGAATGACCGGAGCGATCGCCGCCCTGAAGGAGGGGCAGATCGTTACGGTTGATGCCTTACGGTGCATGGTAATTGATGGAGAGCACAGACCGGCAGAAGGTGATAACACCCGGACTGCAAGGCCTCTTATGGTGGGTACGCCCGTGCACGACCTTCTCAGCAGAATAGCTTCTCATGTCGTTCCTCTGACGCTCCTTGATCCTGATTCGCGGGAGTTCCGTCCCAGGTATTGCAGAACCTATCACGATATTACCCGTTTCTGTCACGAAAAGGCCGTGTTAGAGATGTTCAGCTTCGGGACGGAGCATGCTTTCCCTGAAAAGAGTGCCAAAAGGTTGGTGACGGACATCCCCATGCAGTTCTGGCTGCTGGACCTGGACGGGGGCTTCAGGGAGGAAGTGAAAGGGCCTTATGTTTCTCTGGAACAGATTGCCTGTAAACCCATGATAGCTCTGTGGGAAGGGATGACGGCAGTCCCCTGGGAGGGCCCGCCTCCGGTTGATGCCCGCGGCTTTATGGCAATCCTTCATGAAGCAACCATGAACCCTTACCTGGATCCCGGGCTATCCTCGCCTTATGGCGTAAAAAACTACTTCATGATATCTCGCCACTACTGCAGCCTTCAATCCCGCTTCGGCTTTCACTTTTCCGTTGTGGAAGCCTATGTGAGCGAGCGGAAGAGAGAAAACTACGTGAGCTTTCGCTTTAAAGGAGGCGCGGCGGATCTAAAAAGAAGGATCATGAGAGCCCTTTTCATACAGGACATTCTGGAAGATTACGGATTCAGTACCAGGGTCACCGAAGACTCTTTGACGGCCCGCATCGAGGGTCATCCCGAAGAGACAATGCTTGGCCGTCTTCGTGTACTGGGATACATTATAATACATACCCGGCAATTGGACATGATCATGGCCGATTCATCGTCGGTGGAGCATTACAGGAACAGGTTTTTGAAGGACCTGGAGGCTCTGGCCTGGAGATAG
- a CDS encoding GAF domain-containing sensor histidine kinase, protein MAKGDNRSEKYITIPFSHSRLAKRNRQLAALMEMSAWLVKTEDVCELMEGCLDIVMSRFGMDTGRLYAVSDDRTCLELKAHRGMDVAGLEQIRFGEGFTGRAALTKSFLAQRVEDLGDSERARILRSRGIRIVICVPLLVAGRLEGVMNLGARRSIRLNQNRVDLLMAMGQQIAVALSHCRLMGHLSRKVEELHQRKEVIKFFASSISHDLKGPIIAAYGFARRLLARCQDSFDDKTRFYCSQIMKSCQAAMELLEQINSLVHTREMPMRLEEVALEAVVQEVCEELSEICEKLGVSVKIACRLPVIVADRIMITRVLRNLIHNAIKHGGADLIEVGCDETPTHYVLWVKDNGQGIPEEAHKDLFKPFHAIYSPGSNRTPSGSGLGLSIVREVAERHRGSVWVHSKPGAGSVFHVSIAKQGHLSCCVG, encoded by the coding sequence ATGGCAAAGGGTGATAACAGGTCGGAAAAATACATAACCATCCCCTTTTCGCATTCAAGACTGGCGAAGCGGAACCGTCAGCTTGCTGCCCTGATGGAGATGAGTGCATGGCTGGTGAAAACGGAGGATGTCTGTGAGTTGATGGAGGGGTGTCTGGACATAGTCATGTCCCGTTTCGGTATGGACACGGGTCGGCTTTACGCCGTTTCCGACGACAGGACCTGTCTTGAGTTGAAAGCCCATCGGGGCATGGACGTAGCCGGTCTGGAGCAGATCCGTTTCGGTGAGGGATTCACCGGCAGGGCTGCCCTTACGAAGTCTTTTCTTGCACAGCGCGTGGAAGATCTCGGGGATTCCGAAAGGGCGAGAATTCTACGATCCCGCGGAATTCGCATCGTCATCTGCGTGCCTCTGTTGGTGGCGGGGCGTCTTGAAGGGGTTATGAATCTCGGGGCACGAAGGTCCATAAGGCTTAACCAGAATCGTGTTGACCTTCTTATGGCAATGGGACAGCAGATTGCCGTGGCCCTGAGCCACTGTCGTCTGATGGGACACCTTAGCAGAAAGGTTGAGGAACTTCATCAGAGGAAAGAGGTTATAAAGTTCTTTGCGTCCAGTATATCTCACGATCTCAAAGGCCCCATCATAGCGGCCTACGGCTTTGCCCGCAGGTTGCTTGCCCGGTGTCAGGACTCTTTTGACGATAAGACCAGGTTTTATTGCAGTCAGATTATGAAGTCCTGCCAGGCTGCTATGGAGCTTCTGGAGCAGATAAATTCACTGGTGCACACCCGAGAAATGCCGATGAGACTGGAAGAAGTGGCGCTGGAGGCCGTGGTTCAGGAGGTTTGTGAAGAGCTGTCGGAAATCTGCGAAAAGCTCGGGGTGTCGGTAAAGATAGCCTGTCGTCTGCCCGTCATCGTCGCCGACAGGATCATGATTACCCGGGTTTTGAGAAACCTGATTCATAATGCCATTAAGCACGGAGGCGCCGACTTAATAGAAGTGGGATGTGATGAGACGCCGACGCATTATGTGCTCTGGGTAAAGGACAACGGCCAGGGAATTCCCGAAGAAGCCCATAAGGATCTTTTTAAGCCCTTTCATGCCATTTATTCGCCGGGGTCTAACAGGACTCCTTCGGGGTCGGGCCTTGGTTTGAGCATCGTCAGGGAGGTGGCAGAGCGGCACAGGGGTTCGGTGTGGGTGCATTCTAAGCCGGGAGCCGGAAGTGTTTTTCACGTGAGCATTGCAAAGCAGGGTCATCTGTCTTGTTGCGTCGGATAA
- a CDS encoding bifunctional acetate--CoA ligase family protein/GNAT family N-acetyltransferase, which yields MGIYGLDRIFDPESIAVIGASNNRGSVGWAVMKNLVEGGFPGPVFPINPKYDRVWDRQCFKSISEIDQKIDLVVVAVPIASVPEVIRECGERGVGGAVILSAGGRETGPEGRKLEEKILAEARKHRVRIIGPNCLGIIVPHAKLNASFAAATPLPGRMAFISQSGAICTAVLDLALAEGFGFSHFVSIGSMADVDFADLIDYLGNTPRVTSILLYVESIPNMRKFMSASRSVSRLKPIIVLKAGKSPAGARAAASHTGAMAGEDILYDAAFWRAGVLRVRTIGELFDCAELLGKQPRPRGSGLAIITNAGGPGVMAADALADMGFEPVRLEPETLQKLNEILPPQWSHNNPIDILGDASPERYLATLQTCLRAPEVDGVLVILTPQAMTDPTAVAEIIAREVKHSAKPVLAVWMGGQNVQMGRDILNRANIPTYETPERAIESFLYLYRQQVQLKVIQQIPPKLNRALSFDRKRAEELVKGSVNESNGVMGEVEAKELLSAYGIPVNRTVLARSADEARHIAVQLGFPVVMKIASPDILHKTEAKGVRVDVRSPEEVVRLFEEIVASAKSWNPSARIEGVSIQRMIKKAECEVLVGAKHDPLFGPAVLFGMGGIYTEVIRDRAVTFPPLNRSLARELMEKTKVFRILSGFRNLPPADIEALEEMLIRFSQLLIDFPEISEVDMNPVFIVGGKPVVVDARVILQPASVTSPHHLIISPYPEEWETRGTTSGGIDIFIRPIRPEDAPLLVELFHVLSPTSIYYRFFRPLKELSEDMLVRFTQVDYDREIALVALDASSADERMLGVARVISDPDGRRAEFSILVGDPWQGRGVGAMLLSRCLVIAKKRGIKEVWGTVLRENRGMLALAKKLGFTTKFSKDLGECEVIIDLHKTHLPAEEYFRD from the coding sequence ATGGGAATTTACGGACTCGACCGCATATTCGATCCCGAATCCATTGCCGTAATCGGTGCGAGCAACAACAGAGGCAGTGTCGGATGGGCGGTTATGAAAAACCTGGTTGAAGGGGGTTTTCCCGGACCGGTTTTTCCGATTAACCCCAAGTACGACAGGGTATGGGACAGGCAATGCTTTAAGAGTATCTCGGAAATTGATCAAAAGATTGATCTTGTGGTTGTTGCCGTTCCCATTGCATCGGTTCCGGAAGTCATTCGCGAGTGCGGTGAGAGGGGGGTAGGCGGTGCCGTAATTCTTTCGGCAGGCGGTCGTGAAACGGGGCCTGAAGGTCGCAAACTTGAAGAAAAGATCCTGGCGGAGGCTCGGAAGCACCGGGTAAGGATTATAGGGCCCAACTGCCTCGGCATTATCGTGCCTCACGCCAAGCTCAACGCAAGCTTTGCAGCCGCAACTCCTTTGCCTGGGCGTATGGCCTTCATTTCTCAGAGCGGCGCCATCTGCACGGCCGTTCTGGATCTGGCACTGGCAGAAGGGTTCGGCTTCAGTCACTTCGTCAGCATAGGTTCCATGGCCGATGTGGACTTTGCCGATCTTATTGACTACCTCGGGAACACTCCCCGGGTGACCAGCATTCTCCTCTATGTGGAAAGTATCCCCAATATGAGGAAGTTCATGAGCGCGAGCCGGTCGGTTTCGCGTTTGAAGCCCATAATCGTTCTGAAGGCCGGGAAGTCTCCTGCCGGAGCCCGAGCCGCCGCTTCTCACACCGGTGCCATGGCCGGTGAGGACATACTCTACGATGCCGCCTTCTGGCGTGCTGGGGTCCTGAGGGTGAGGACCATCGGCGAGCTTTTTGACTGTGCCGAGCTTCTGGGCAAGCAACCCAGACCCAGGGGATCGGGTTTGGCGATAATCACCAATGCGGGTGGCCCCGGAGTTATGGCAGCCGATGCTCTGGCCGACATGGGTTTTGAGCCCGTAAGGCTGGAACCGGAAACACTCCAGAAATTGAACGAAATCCTTCCGCCTCAATGGAGCCACAACAACCCGATAGACATTCTGGGAGATGCCTCTCCGGAACGGTATCTGGCAACTTTACAGACCTGCCTCAGAGCTCCGGAGGTTGACGGAGTTCTCGTTATACTGACACCCCAGGCCATGACCGATCCTACGGCGGTTGCGGAGATTATAGCACGGGAGGTTAAGCATTCGGCAAAGCCGGTTCTTGCGGTGTGGATGGGCGGGCAGAATGTTCAGATGGGCCGTGATATCCTGAACAGGGCGAACATACCGACCTATGAAACTCCCGAACGGGCGATCGAATCGTTCCTCTACCTCTATCGCCAGCAGGTGCAGTTAAAGGTTATTCAGCAGATTCCTCCTAAGCTCAACAGAGCGCTTAGCTTCGACCGTAAGAGGGCCGAAGAGCTCGTAAAGGGCTCCGTGAATGAATCAAACGGCGTAATGGGTGAAGTCGAGGCTAAAGAGTTGCTTTCTGCCTACGGTATTCCCGTAAACCGTACCGTCCTTGCGAGAAGTGCCGATGAAGCCAGACACATTGCCGTTCAACTGGGTTTTCCTGTGGTAATGAAGATCGCATCGCCCGACATCCTTCATAAGACGGAAGCAAAGGGTGTTCGTGTGGATGTCAGGTCTCCTGAAGAAGTGGTTCGCCTCTTCGAAGAAATAGTGGCTTCGGCAAAGTCCTGGAATCCCTCGGCACGAATCGAAGGTGTAAGTATCCAGAGGATGATCAAAAAAGCCGAATGTGAGGTTCTGGTTGGGGCGAAGCACGACCCGCTTTTCGGCCCTGCGGTTCTTTTCGGGATGGGAGGGATTTACACGGAAGTAATAAGAGATAGAGCCGTGACTTTTCCTCCCCTTAACAGGAGTCTCGCCCGGGAACTTATGGAAAAGACGAAGGTCTTCAGGATTCTTTCGGGATTCCGGAACCTCCCCCCGGCGGACATAGAAGCTCTTGAGGAAATGCTCATACGATTTTCCCAGCTCCTGATCGATTTTCCGGAAATTTCCGAGGTGGACATGAATCCGGTGTTCATAGTCGGGGGGAAACCTGTGGTTGTGGACGCAAGGGTTATCCTTCAGCCGGCTTCGGTCACCTCTCCCCACCATCTCATCATCAGCCCCTATCCCGAAGAATGGGAAACCAGAGGCACCACCTCCGGTGGGATAGATATCTTTATACGCCCCATTCGACCCGAAGATGCGCCTCTTCTGGTAGAGCTTTTCCATGTGCTTTCGCCTACGAGCATATACTACCGCTTCTTCAGGCCCTTGAAGGAACTGTCCGAAGACATGCTCGTGAGGTTTACTCAGGTGGACTACGACCGAGAGATCGCTCTGGTTGCACTGGATGCATCTTCGGCGGATGAACGAATGCTGGGTGTTGCCCGCGTTATATCCGATCCCGACGGAAGGCGGGCGGAGTTTTCAATCCTGGTCGGAGATCCGTGGCAGGGGCGTGGTGTCGGTGCCATGTTGCTTTCCAGATGTCTGGTTATAGCCAAAAAACGAGGTATCAAGGAGGTGTGGGGAACGGTATTAAGGGAAAACAGAGGCATGCTGGCTTTAGCCAAGAAGCTCGGCTTCACGACGAAGTTTTCAAAGGATCTCGGCGAGTGTGAGGTGATTATCGATCTGCATAAGACCCATCTTCCCGCCGAGGAGTATTTCAGGGATTAG